A single region of the Saprospiraceae bacterium genome encodes:
- a CDS encoding LytTR family DNA-binding domain-containing protein, whose amino-acid sequence MKKYKCFIIDDEPLAIKVIEQHLAKFNLFEVCGTSTEPLEALTLVKQQQPDLLFIDIQMPDLSGLDLIEAMQSSPDIVITTAYREYAVEGFELNVLDYLVKPIPFKRFVKAIDKFLNQQQVKAKVGEVFDEKEIFVKADRKTIKLVLADILYVEGVKDYVKIVLEKQTILTKVSIGNFLKTLPEDQFIRIHKSFIVAKQKITAYTAHDVEINKLEIPIGRIYKEAFFEAVNA is encoded by the coding sequence GTGAAGAAATATAAATGTTTTATCATCGACGACGAACCATTAGCCATAAAGGTCATTGAACAACATTTGGCTAAATTTAACCTATTTGAGGTCTGTGGCACATCTACGGAGCCCCTGGAAGCATTGACGCTCGTAAAACAGCAACAACCCGACCTGCTTTTCATCGATATCCAAATGCCCGATTTATCTGGGTTGGACCTGATAGAAGCCATGCAATCTAGCCCGGACATTGTCATTACAACAGCCTATCGGGAATATGCCGTCGAAGGTTTTGAGCTAAATGTACTGGATTACCTGGTGAAACCCATTCCCTTTAAACGTTTTGTGAAAGCCATAGATAAATTCCTGAACCAACAACAAGTCAAGGCCAAGGTTGGCGAAGTTTTTGATGAAAAAGAAATATTTGTCAAGGCTGATCGCAAAACCATCAAGCTTGTCTTAGCCGACATCCTTTATGTGGAAGGGGTAAAGGATTATGTCAAAATCGTACTGGAAAAACAAACCATTCTGACCAAGGTCTCCATTGGCAATTTTTTAAAAACCCTGCCCGAAGATCAATTTATTCGCATCCATAAATCTTTCATTGTCGCCAAGCAAAAAATTACTGCCTATACGGCCCATGATGTGGAAATCAACAAATTGGAAATTCCTATTGGGCGAATATATAAGGAGGCCTTTTTTGAAGCCGTTAACGCCTAG
- a CDS encoding discoidin domain-containing protein translates to MLNNITYHKKKRCTRFFSPLILSTVFLLLSNCAGTEKQHPVDKVILSMSSDSLPVVQLPEGADLESPDWKGIDLSPKKPVLPLYPEEEAKRFLLPPGYSLTPILTEPQIEQPAAIAFDGNGRMFVLELRTYMLTADSDGELDPTSRISRWEDKDGDGVYETGTAFVDSLIFPRFVLPYGADCVLTMESDADNVYKYTDTNGDGKADKKELFTTNYGRSGNVEHQQAFMYWGMDNWLYSTVNAFRVRETPNSILREKTGFNRAQWGVTHDDDGKLWFQGGASGLPSYFQFPIYYGNFNVEEEFAEGFEIPWGAPIHLSDLQGGMDEVRQPDGSLNRVTGAAGNDVFRGHRLPKDLIGQYIYGEPVARIVRQVNPIVTEGLTQLHNAYQGQQSEFIRSTDPLFRPVDMATAPDGTLYIVDMYHGIIQEGNWAQRGSYLRAKIEQYQLDKVVSLGRIWRLTYDGIERDTPPRMLEESPAELVKHLKHPNGWWRDMAQQLLVLSKDQSVVPQLVALVRSKDHLLARFHALWSLEGLEALSLEMVRELFQDANPRMRIQAIRASESLYKAGEKSLEADYTTLSKDENAEVVIQALLTSNVLKLPMTAKNTTAAMAKHKAKGVQVVGAQILQPKAVSGFGVAGGPNLNEAESRLVEKGQTIFNELCTQCHGNDGTGTRMGPGVIMAPSLAGSDRVQSHPEYVIKTIMHGLSGPIEGKNYPGAIMVGMKEQSDEWIAAVASFIRINLTNEATIVLPEEVAKVRAETSAQNGPYQYAALIASVPQVLLPEKTWKVTASHSESNRVGGTASTLSAFNFEGWTTGIKQEKGMWFQIELPQPTKLTEIHFNSPPIRRGWRPGSPPPIHTYPRNYSVQVSMDGKNWDKPVAEGQCNDPDNIIAFYPVEAKFLKITQTGDLNDVEEKAPWSMKELKLFGYIDSKAIQ, encoded by the coding sequence ATGTTAAATAACATTACGTACCACAAAAAGAAACGTTGCACCCGTTTCTTTTCTCCTCTTATTCTTAGTACTGTTTTTCTGCTTTTGTCCAATTGTGCAGGCACTGAAAAACAACATCCTGTCGACAAGGTGATTCTCTCCATGTCTTCCGATTCATTACCCGTTGTTCAACTTCCTGAAGGCGCTGATCTGGAAAGCCCAGATTGGAAAGGAATTGATCTATCTCCTAAAAAACCGGTATTGCCGCTTTATCCAGAAGAGGAAGCAAAACGATTCCTCCTCCCACCTGGCTATAGCTTGACACCTATCCTTACCGAACCTCAGATTGAACAACCCGCTGCCATTGCTTTTGATGGAAATGGTCGAATGTTTGTCTTGGAACTTCGCACCTATATGCTCACTGCCGATTCTGATGGAGAATTGGACCCTACTAGTCGCATTTCGCGCTGGGAAGACAAAGATGGCGATGGTGTTTATGAAACAGGTACGGCCTTTGTTGATAGCCTGATATTCCCTCGGTTTGTACTCCCTTATGGTGCAGATTGCGTACTGACTATGGAGTCTGACGCTGATAATGTCTATAAATATACAGATACCAATGGGGATGGTAAAGCCGATAAAAAAGAACTTTTTACCACTAATTATGGTCGTTCGGGTAACGTAGAGCATCAGCAAGCTTTTATGTATTGGGGGATGGACAATTGGCTATACAGTACTGTAAATGCTTTCCGGGTGCGCGAAACGCCTAATAGCATATTGCGCGAAAAAACCGGCTTTAATCGGGCACAATGGGGCGTTACCCACGACGATGACGGAAAACTTTGGTTTCAAGGCGGAGCCAGTGGGCTGCCCTCCTATTTTCAATTTCCTATTTATTATGGGAATTTTAATGTAGAAGAAGAATTTGCAGAAGGCTTTGAAATACCTTGGGGTGCCCCCATTCACCTCAGCGATTTACAAGGCGGCATGGACGAGGTACGCCAACCAGACGGATCACTTAATCGGGTGACTGGCGCAGCAGGCAATGACGTCTTTCGCGGACACCGATTACCCAAAGACTTGATTGGTCAATATATTTATGGTGAACCCGTGGCGCGTATCGTACGCCAAGTTAACCCCATCGTGACGGAAGGCCTTACCCAACTACACAATGCTTATCAAGGTCAGCAATCGGAGTTTATCCGTTCAACAGACCCTCTTTTCCGTCCGGTCGATATGGCAACTGCACCCGATGGCACCCTATATATTGTAGATATGTATCATGGTATTATTCAGGAAGGCAACTGGGCCCAACGCGGCAGCTATCTTCGCGCCAAAATTGAACAATACCAATTGGATAAAGTGGTAAGCCTCGGGCGTATCTGGCGCCTAACCTATGATGGCATAGAACGGGATACCCCTCCCCGAATGTTGGAAGAAAGTCCTGCGGAATTAGTCAAGCATTTGAAGCATCCCAATGGATGGTGGAGGGATATGGCCCAACAATTATTGGTATTGAGCAAAGACCAGTCTGTGGTACCTCAATTAGTAGCGTTGGTTCGTTCCAAGGATCATCTACTGGCTCGCTTTCATGCCCTCTGGAGCTTGGAAGGACTGGAAGCCTTAAGCCTCGAAATGGTACGCGAACTATTCCAGGACGCCAATCCGCGCATGCGAATTCAAGCTATCCGCGCAAGTGAATCCCTTTACAAAGCGGGAGAAAAATCATTGGAGGCCGATTATACAACATTAAGCAAAGATGAAAATGCAGAAGTGGTCATACAAGCCTTGCTAACATCCAATGTGTTGAAATTGCCAATGACCGCCAAAAATACCACAGCAGCTATGGCCAAACATAAAGCCAAAGGAGTTCAGGTCGTTGGAGCTCAGATTCTCCAGCCAAAGGCTGTATCCGGGTTTGGCGTTGCAGGTGGGCCTAACTTGAATGAGGCAGAAAGCCGTTTGGTCGAAAAGGGTCAGACCATTTTTAATGAATTGTGTACACAATGCCATGGCAACGATGGGACAGGTACCCGAATGGGCCCAGGCGTAATTATGGCACCTTCTTTGGCGGGCTCAGATCGCGTGCAATCACATCCTGAATATGTGATAAAAACCATCATGCATGGTTTGTCAGGCCCTATAGAAGGAAAAAATTATCCCGGGGCAATTATGGTCGGTATGAAGGAACAATCGGATGAATGGATCGCTGCGGTAGCTTCCTTCATACGAATTAACCTCACCAATGAAGCAACTATTGTCTTACCCGAAGAGGTGGCCAAAGTCCGAGCCGAAACAAGTGCACAAAATGGTCCATATCAATATGCAGCACTTATCGCTTCCGTTCCCCAGGTACTTCTTCCAGAAAAAACATGGAAAGTCACCGCCAGTCACAGTGAATCTAATCGCGTTGGTGGCACGGCTTCTACTTTAAGCGCATTCAATTTTGAAGGCTGGACGACAGGGATCAAACAAGAAAAGGGGATGTGGTTTCAAATTGAATTGCCACAACCAACGAAACTGACCGAAATCCACTTCAATTCTCCTCCTATCCGCCGAGGATGGCGGCCAGGTTCACCACCACCTATTCATACCTATCCACGTAACTATAGTGTACAGGTATCTATGGATGGAAAAAACTGGGACAAACCAGTCGCTGAAGGCCAATGTAATGATCCCGATAATATTATTGCATTTTATCCTGTTGAAGCCAAGTTCTTAAAAATCACACAAACAGGGGATTTAAATGACGTCGAAGAAAAGGCTCCTTGGTCAATGAAGGAATTAAAACTGTTTGGATATATTGACTCAAAGGCCATTCAGTAA
- the pheT gene encoding phenylalanine--tRNA ligase subunit beta → MKVSLNWLKDYLDIRLSPESLSEVLTAIGLEVEGMEAVEGIPGGLEGVVVGHVLECEKHPNADKLSLTKVDVGAEEALEIVCGAPNVAAGQKVLVATIGTTLHPTEGEPLTIKKGKIRGETSNGMICAEDELGIGKSHAGILILPGDTPVGTTARTYFNLETDYVYEIGLTPNRSDATNHLGVAKDLAAALKISQGQDIAVKMPDISSFKIDNTDLPVEVVVENTLACPRYSGVSIKNVSIQESPAWLKKRLAAVGVRPINNIVDITNFVLHEYGQPLHAFDLDQVTDRKIIVKTLPTGTNFLSLDEVERSLDAEDLMICDGASKGMCIGGVFGGLHSGVKDNTKNIFLEAAHFNAKYIRRSSMRHNLRTDAAKVFEKGSDPNITVQALKRAAMLIKELGNGEIASAVVDIYPTPIQPQAVEVSYQHVNRLIGVDLSKEKIKEILAALEMEMVSETATTFTVAVPTNKADVTRPADVIEEILRIYGFNNVPLPTHFRNAVVFSRQPDPALIRDRISDVLVGNGFHEIMALSLSESRYYKSMLSNVPAEELVYVNNTSNVHLDIMRPTMLVSGLEAVLHNQNRRQNDLKLFEFGRSYRKIGDQYKEQGHLSLFLSGQKKGEGWLNKEAGEVTFFTLKALVHMVLERLGIATYQVSQIEGEPFAYATHYHRGPKSMVTFGQVAGKITKQMGIRNAVFYADFNWDAILGSLGKQQHKIADLNKFPSMRRDLALVIDNSVKFSDIAATAAKIGKKLIKDINLFDVYVNEEQLGKGKKSYAVSFIFEDPTKTLIDSEVDKVMQKMIQAYESQMGAAIR, encoded by the coding sequence ATGAAAGTATCGCTCAACTGGCTAAAAGATTATCTAGATATCAGACTAAGCCCCGAATCATTATCTGAAGTACTAACAGCGATTGGACTGGAAGTGGAGGGAATGGAAGCAGTAGAAGGGATTCCAGGTGGTTTGGAAGGCGTTGTGGTTGGACACGTTTTGGAATGTGAAAAACACCCTAATGCAGATAAACTATCGCTGACCAAAGTAGATGTTGGCGCAGAAGAGGCGCTGGAAATTGTTTGTGGTGCACCCAATGTGGCTGCTGGGCAAAAAGTACTTGTTGCAACGATTGGAACGACCCTTCATCCCACGGAAGGAGAACCACTTACGATTAAGAAAGGGAAAATACGTGGGGAGACTTCCAATGGTATGATTTGTGCGGAAGATGAATTGGGAATTGGCAAAAGCCATGCAGGTATTCTTATTTTACCCGGAGATACCCCGGTAGGAACGACTGCTCGAACCTATTTCAATTTAGAAACGGATTACGTCTATGAGATTGGTCTAACCCCCAATCGTTCTGATGCGACTAATCACCTGGGGGTTGCCAAAGACCTTGCCGCTGCCCTTAAAATAAGTCAAGGGCAAGATATAGCTGTTAAAATGCCCGATATCAGCAGCTTTAAAATTGATAACACCGACCTTCCTGTTGAGGTTGTGGTAGAAAATACCCTAGCTTGTCCGCGCTATTCCGGCGTATCGATCAAAAATGTAAGTATTCAGGAATCACCAGCCTGGTTAAAAAAGCGATTGGCGGCGGTTGGTGTTCGTCCAATTAACAACATCGTTGACATTACCAATTTTGTCCTACACGAATATGGTCAGCCCTTACATGCATTTGACCTAGATCAGGTGACAGATCGCAAGATCATCGTCAAAACCCTTCCTACCGGCACCAATTTTTTATCTTTGGATGAGGTGGAACGAAGCCTGGATGCCGAAGACCTTATGATTTGTGATGGGGCCTCCAAAGGCATGTGTATTGGTGGGGTATTTGGTGGCCTGCATTCAGGTGTAAAAGACAATACGAAAAATATTTTCCTGGAAGCAGCGCATTTTAATGCCAAGTATATCCGTCGTTCCAGTATGCGGCATAACCTTCGTACGGATGCAGCGAAAGTCTTTGAAAAAGGAAGTGATCCTAATATTACGGTACAGGCCTTAAAACGAGCAGCTATGCTCATCAAAGAACTAGGGAATGGCGAAATAGCCTCGGCGGTGGTCGATATCTACCCCACCCCTATTCAGCCTCAAGCGGTTGAAGTAAGTTATCAGCATGTCAATCGTTTGATAGGTGTAGATTTATCCAAAGAGAAAATAAAAGAAATCCTGGCTGCGTTGGAAATGGAAATGGTAAGCGAAACAGCGACTACCTTTACGGTGGCTGTCCCTACGAATAAAGCGGATGTAACCCGGCCTGCAGATGTTATTGAGGAAATTCTGCGCATTTATGGGTTCAATAATGTACCATTACCTACCCACTTCCGAAATGCTGTGGTTTTTTCCCGGCAACCTGACCCCGCGCTGATTCGGGATCGCATCAGTGATGTACTGGTAGGAAATGGATTCCATGAAATTATGGCCCTTTCCCTTAGTGAATCGAGGTATTATAAAAGCATGTTAAGCAACGTTCCGGCCGAAGAACTCGTATACGTCAACAATACATCCAATGTTCACTTGGATATCATGCGCCCTACGATGCTTGTCAGTGGTTTGGAAGCCGTTTTACACAATCAAAATCGCCGACAAAACGACTTAAAGCTGTTTGAATTTGGAAGGAGCTATCGAAAGATAGGTGATCAATACAAAGAACAAGGCCACCTTAGCCTTTTCCTTAGCGGCCAAAAAAAAGGAGAAGGATGGTTGAATAAGGAGGCTGGCGAGGTTACCTTCTTTACGCTGAAGGCGCTTGTGCACATGGTTTTAGAACGATTAGGTATAGCAACTTATCAGGTTAGCCAAATAGAAGGAGAGCCGTTTGCCTACGCAACGCACTACCATCGTGGACCAAAATCTATGGTTACTTTTGGCCAGGTAGCGGGTAAAATCACTAAGCAGATGGGAATTCGAAACGCTGTTTTTTATGCGGATTTCAATTGGGATGCTATCCTTGGATCTTTGGGCAAGCAACAGCATAAGATAGCGGATCTCAACAAGTTCCCTAGTATGCGTAGAGATTTAGCACTTGTTATTGATAATTCGGTAAAATTTAGTGATATTGCAGCTACTGCCGCGAAAATCGGCAAAAAACTCATTAAAGATATCAACTTGTTTGACGTATATGTCAATGAGGAACAACTGGGTAAAGGTAAAAAATCTTACGCTGTAAGCTTTATTTTTGAAGACCCCACTAAGACCTTGATAGACAGCGAAGTAGACAAGGTGATGCAAAAAATGATACAAGCTTACGAATCCCAAATGGGAGCAGCTATCAGGTGA
- a CDS encoding Omp28-related outer membrane protein codes for MNFKYLFILLFLCLCSFGCEEINNPIPSFQPNGARKVLLEEFSGANCAPCADAAQEIANLQSLYGENLVVVTMHTFLSSPQARPVADATYDFRTLEGTEILGFLGVPIGIPTGSVNRALFENEDDLLLNKTQWAGFIAQEISRAPEVGLTIEHSLEATSRVVNIMVRVVPNQDLSGDFRLSVLLTEDNITDKQLSPNGVIDDFKHSHILRSTVTPFDGLSIGNELFTGKAITRSFRVSIPTANDGGPWDIGQLNIVAFATINDIDKGIRRVLQADEVSIE; via the coding sequence ATGAATTTTAAATACCTTTTTATTCTTTTATTCCTATGCCTTTGTTCTTTCGGGTGTGAAGAAATCAACAATCCCATTCCCTCGTTCCAGCCCAATGGAGCGCGCAAGGTTTTGCTGGAAGAATTCTCCGGTGCCAATTGTGCGCCCTGTGCTGATGCGGCGCAGGAAATCGCCAATCTGCAAAGTCTATATGGTGAAAACCTGGTGGTGGTGACGATGCACACCTTCTTATCATCGCCCCAAGCTCGGCCCGTTGCCGATGCAACCTATGATTTTCGGACCTTAGAAGGAACGGAGATACTTGGGTTTTTGGGCGTTCCGATTGGTATTCCAACGGGGAGCGTCAATCGAGCCCTGTTTGAAAATGAAGATGATTTATTGCTGAATAAGACCCAATGGGCGGGTTTTATCGCCCAAGAGATCAGCAGGGCACCAGAAGTAGGGCTTACCATCGAGCATTCGTTGGAGGCAACCAGCCGTGTGGTTAATATTATGGTTAGGGTGGTACCCAATCAGGATTTGAGCGGTGATTTTCGACTTTCCGTATTATTGACAGAAGACAATATCACCGATAAACAACTCTCTCCGAATGGCGTAATTGATGACTTTAAGCATAGCCATATTTTACGATCCACGGTTACCCCTTTTGACGGGTTATCAATTGGCAATGAATTATTTACGGGGAAAGCGATCACCAGATCTTTTAGGGTAAGTATTCCTACCGCGAATGATGGTGGCCCTTGGGATATTGGCCAGCTCAATATCGTGGCTTTTGCCACTATAAATGACATTGATAAGGGGATAAGAAGGGTGTTGCAGGCAGATGAAGTGTCGATAGAGTAA
- a CDS encoding DUF3500 domain-containing protein, translated as MRNQLILLLICGLFSQQNYGQSSQDLQKVTNLFYESLTEVQQDRILYTFEDSLRTKWTNLPVGLMPRPGLAFGELSDESKIAFHQVLTTLFSSQGYLKTTSIMHLDDILNMLYKQAFEKGEINEKMYKQIQDLDWSYGHYFLSLWGKPNSEKPWGLKMGGHHISFNLTVNQDDYAITPFFIGTDPAEVPSTQFAGLRVLSKEEDYGLMLINSLSQSQQTQATLSQEVPGDIITNPAASQRIDDYYGISVRDFNEHQKGLLEILIQEFTHNLDHEKAHKEYQKILATGLEHIYFAWIGSYERKKPHYYIINGPDFIIEYDNVGWKKDGNHIHAIWREKGNDFGEDILKTHYLNDKH; from the coding sequence ATGAGGAACCAACTTATCTTATTGCTAATATGCGGTCTGTTTTCACAACAGAATTATGGTCAAAGTAGCCAGGACCTTCAAAAAGTAACTAATTTATTTTATGAATCCTTAACTGAAGTGCAGCAAGATCGGATTCTCTATACCTTCGAAGACTCCCTGCGGACCAAGTGGACCAATTTGCCGGTAGGTTTAATGCCCCGACCCGGCTTGGCATTCGGCGAATTAAGTGATGAAAGTAAAATCGCTTTTCACCAGGTACTGACAACGCTTTTCAGCTCTCAGGGCTATTTGAAAACCACCAGTATCATGCATTTGGATGATATATTAAATATGCTCTATAAGCAGGCATTTGAAAAAGGAGAGATTAATGAGAAAATGTATAAGCAAATTCAAGATTTAGATTGGAGTTATGGCCATTATTTCCTATCGCTTTGGGGCAAGCCTAACTCGGAAAAGCCTTGGGGGCTCAAAATGGGGGGGCATCATATCTCCTTTAATTTGACCGTTAACCAGGACGATTATGCCATCACCCCCTTCTTTATCGGGACGGACCCTGCTGAGGTGCCTAGCACGCAATTTGCGGGCTTGCGGGTGCTAAGCAAAGAAGAAGATTATGGCTTGATGCTAATCAATTCTTTATCCCAAAGCCAGCAAACACAGGCGACTTTAAGCCAGGAGGTACCAGGAGATATCATTACCAACCCCGCTGCCAGCCAGCGAATTGATGATTATTATGGCATTTCGGTACGCGACTTCAATGAACACCAGAAAGGTTTGCTTGAAATACTTATTCAGGAGTTCACCCACAATTTAGACCACGAAAAGGCCCATAAGGAATACCAAAAGATACTGGCGACAGGTTTAGAGCATATTTATTTCGCTTGGATAGGAAGTTATGAACGGAAGAAACCACATTATTATATTATTAATGGCCCTGATTTTATCATTGAGTATGATAATGTTGGCTGGAAGAAAGATGGTAATCATATCCATGCGATTTGGCGGGAAAAAGGCAATGATTTTGGGGAAGATATTTTGAAAACGCATTACCTTAACGATAAGCATTAG
- a CDS encoding histidine kinase yields MKNHQSWQIIKTLGIHAFFWILYVLSEYFANLMHLQATGHFQFLLSTLLSLPVLLFSSYFIAWYVVPRYLKTNKWALFLFWILAVGCFVFYGRIKWLELISYLENNHYYRIPPSKVVKNVIRDYAIIALAVCIYIIGDYRNKQKLNEALIKAKAEAEIKLLKGQLHPHFLFNSLNNIYSLALMKSDHTADSILMLTELLDYLVYKANMDMVPLGKELQLLQNYIGLEELRYGEKLKLTADIDVSTSEIMVAPLLLLPFAENCFKHGGVGKEGLFTIDLQLQVHGDKLLFHIVNSKKRGRKETAPQGGIGLQNIAQRLHLIYPGRHQLSIDNQADSYAVKLEITLKSEEI; encoded by the coding sequence ATGAAAAATCACCAGTCCTGGCAAATAATAAAAACCCTGGGTATCCATGCTTTTTTTTGGATACTGTATGTCTTGTCCGAATATTTTGCCAACCTGATGCATTTACAGGCTACAGGTCATTTTCAATTTTTGCTATCAACCCTTCTTTCACTACCAGTCTTACTATTTTCTTCGTATTTTATTGCCTGGTATGTCGTCCCTCGCTATTTAAAAACCAATAAATGGGCGCTTTTTCTCTTTTGGATATTGGCAGTAGGTTGTTTCGTTTTTTATGGAAGAATAAAATGGTTGGAGCTTATCAGCTATTTGGAAAACAATCATTATTACCGCATTCCACCTTCCAAAGTTGTCAAAAATGTCATTCGCGATTATGCCATTATTGCTTTAGCCGTTTGCATCTACATTATTGGTGATTATCGAAACAAGCAAAAGTTAAATGAAGCCCTTATTAAAGCCAAAGCTGAAGCCGAAATCAAGTTGCTTAAAGGACAACTACACCCTCATTTTTTATTCAACTCCCTCAATAACATTTACAGCTTGGCACTAATGAAATCAGACCACACCGCTGATAGTATTTTAATGCTGACTGAATTATTGGATTACCTGGTGTATAAAGCGAATATGGATATGGTGCCTTTGGGAAAAGAACTCCAGTTACTTCAAAATTATATTGGCTTAGAGGAATTGAGATATGGAGAAAAACTAAAGCTGACAGCTGACATCGATGTTTCAACGTCGGAAATAATGGTCGCACCGCTTTTATTATTACCTTTTGCTGAGAATTGTTTTAAACACGGTGGTGTTGGAAAAGAAGGTTTATTCACGATTGACCTACAATTACAGGTTCACGGAGATAAACTACTGTTCCATATTGTCAATAGCAAAAAAAGAGGAAGGAAAGAAACAGCGCCTCAAGGAGGGATCGGCTTACAGAATATAGCACAAAGGCTACACTTGATTTACCCTGGTCGGCACCAATTAAGTATCGATAACCAAGCGGATTCTTATGCGGTTAAATTAGAAATAACACTAAAAAGTGAAGAAATATAA